One Eurosta solidaginis isolate ZX-2024a chromosome 1, ASM4086904v1, whole genome shotgun sequence genomic window, aaaatagggaaaaccaccatgtaggaaaatgaacctagggtaaccctggaatgtgtttgtataacatttgtatcaaatggaaggtattaaagagtattttaagagggagtgggccatagttctataggtggacgccatttagggatatcgccataaaggtggaccagggctgactctagaatttgtttgtacgatatgggtatcaaattaaaggtattaatgagggttttaaaaggaagtggtggtagttgtatatgtgaaggcgttttcgagatatcgaccaaaacgtggatcagggtcacccagaacatcatctgtcgggtaccgctaatttatttatatatgtaataccacgaacagtattcctgacaagatttgaagggcttttgatttcgccctgcagaacattttcattttcttctacttaatatggtaggtgtcacacccattttataaaatttttttctaaagttttgcgtcaataaaccaatccaattaccatgtttcatcccttttttcgtaattagtatagaattgtggcatttttttcatttttcgtaattttcgatatcgaaaaagtgggcatggtcatagtcggatttcggccattttttataccaatacaaagtgagttcagataagtacgcgaacttagtttagtaaagatatatcgatttttgctcagaaTAGCTCCACAGTTTTGGTCGAAGTTTAACTCTAAGTAAACTGAGTATAATGGTCAGTCAATCGATAAATTTATATTTCGTTATATTCCACCTAGACCAATGATACAATTTCGAAaatgatatgaccacgttgaaacTTCTTGGTCATCAACCCCTTTCCGTGACatacttggggtcaccagagcctcccTGCTAAATAAACTGGATTCGCAACTGgtaggtgaggtcgacaattgCGTTGGAGAGGCTACATcagttgcgctggcaacaccttgaaaaaGTTGCCCTGcataaccccttgaatctctGGCAGTCATCGTATGTTCGAACTTCTCTTTCAACTTGTGTTGTGCTactgtttttttaattattcccaCAAATTAGCGGGTCGCTAGCTAAATATTTTTGCCGACTCCAAACTGCATCTGAAAGCAGATAAATTTTCGCTGAAAAACTTattagcagaaatacactcgataaaatttattctaatggtaatttccgatcagttttattaatttatatgtagtttttcagctttactgatctattagggtcaagtgcaaataaaatgtgatttattccacccaacgtttcgataattattcttatcttcttcaggggcggtctatatttgtttataacaaaatacaaaagacaaaaacaacattagaaataaaattacacgatctaaattacatagtttcaaacaaagttttgcacaattataaatttgaattttacatgaaatattacttcacaaacaattatttatattcactcacattggtatttaaaaaacgattttattattactttacaaaaaaattaaatgctaccatcactatatggtaaatttgtcaaactaaaactaattatctgtgtcataggcgtaataagtaagtcgcggctatgtcttgtgtatcttctttcttgttcattgccttttctctgttttgcattattcttaggctctcgagtgtgtaccttgttctttctctcgtctctttgtctattatttttgttgttgtgaaatctactgtgtgtttgttgtttaccgcgtgttgtgataacgccgtgctgtgtttttctttgttgatatcggcttggtgctctgcaagtcgtgtgtttagcgccctcttcgtagtgccaatatatattttgttgcaatgttcagtttcatttcctttgcactctatttggtataccacgttactttgttgttgtatgtcgatcgggctttttgtttttgtaaagaatgttgatagagtgtggttagatttgtaagccagtgttacttttgggttttttgttatgtgttgtgctagattttctgagagcctgggaatataggtcgtactaaaatattgttttggctcattcggcgactctttcgttgtggtttgtgtgggaatatttattaattcttgttgtttacggtcaattagattacatattaatttattgggataattgttacttcttagcgtcattttgattttttctatattagcgttatgaaaacattgattgctgatggtcagtactttatgtataaaatttttggcggtatttaatttatacttaaagggttgtgatgaaaagatttattaggcgaccagacgatgtaggttttgtgtaccagtcaagtataattttattgttagctctatatatgcgggtgtctaagaaggggatgttgttgtttttttccatttcaatggtaaattgcagtctattgtggtatttgttcagtgtacttaagataatttccgtgtcgcttcgttttattattgcaaatacgtcgtctacgtatttgaaaagaaatttgataccagtgttttgttgttggttcAGCTCAGAGTACGAAGATAGCAAAAGAGAAAGAAGCAACACTAGAAGCGAAAATGAAAAAACTTATAtacgaaaaaataagaaaactagGAATCAACATAAACAGCAATTGGTTTGTGAACAAAACCAACATCGAATTTCCCGAAGATGTGATGTGGCTGCTATCCCTGGGACGAAAATTCACACTACCTACAACAAATACTAATTTTTCACCCATACATACAATTGCAGAAATAGAACAAGTAATTCAAACTATAGAtaacgaaaaagataaagaagTCGCGAGAAGCCAAGTTAGCCACAGaactttgtttgaaactatgtaatttagatcgtgtaattttatttctaatgttgtttttgtcttttgtattttgttataaacaaatatagaccgcccctgaagaagataaggataattatcgaaacgtaagactaaatggtggaataaatcacattttatttgcacttgaccctaatagatcagtaaagctgaaaaactacatacaaatttattctaattaaaaaaaaaaaaaccccaaacatTTTCATGTTGCATTTCCCGGGACCTTCGGAAATTCTTTATAGATCGAATTTGAAGAAATGTTGGAAAAATATATGTCACGCAAATGGATTGCACATGAATCAAGGAGTAAAGGAAAACGTAGTAATTTAATAATCAACAAggcatttattattattattatatatttaagcGTGAAATAAATTTTACGACTAACAAAAGAGAGCACTAGCTGCTAAACAAGGTATTTAATTATACTAAGGGCATGCAATTTTATTCCTTTAACCAGCAATAAATCTTTTTCATAAAGAACATAACTAAATAACagatatatatatgcaaataaaGATGGACATTTTTCGTTTTAAAGGTTTCGGCTTTGTATGCTGAATttgaaaagagaaaaattaaTGCCAAGATTTCTGGGATTCCAATGTATCACAAAACtgtaatatgtaaaaattaaaattagtttaCCTACATTACAcgaaattatgttttttttaatataactgcATATACAGCAGCGAAAAACATCAATAGCAATTTTCAAACCTTCAATGAATTCTGTAACTGAAACTTTGGAAACCaatctcaaaattttctcaaattttcgatttttttgagATGGTTTAGCATAGCTTCAGTTACAGAATTCATAGAAATTTTTCGTTAAGGAAGTGGCTACGAATAATTTTTTCATCCGGAAAATCAGTTGTGAACATTGTGAATTGCCATTTTTGTCTTAACTACTGCATGTGCACATTTTACTAACCATGCTCAAAGctttattttaataaactttttgaaGCCCATTAATCTTTGCTttgctttttgaattttgagtCGCCTATTGAGGTATATTATGCGGTGAAAAATTCTGAATTTAAAAAATAGCCGCTTAGCATTATCGGGCAAATCTACAGCTGCACTTTTTCTCATTAACTACTGGTGGATACTTTTCGCATGGGATATTTCAAAGCCATTCATATTATGGAAAATGTTCTCCAAAGAGATCACACCACTCAAACATTTTTTGCATGGCTTTTTTAAATACCCCTTCGACGCTAGGTCTACATAGGAGGAGGTGAACTCTGTGGTGTGATGCTTCTCTAGTTGCAGATTTTTGATCAGGTACCCTGAAAAATACTCCAAGGCATCCTCTTGTAACACACCACCTTCTTCTGGCGGGGAACCATTCAGCGCGTTGACAACATCTGTTTCGATTTGCATGGAAGCTTCTTCATCCACATCCATTTCTTCGAAACCCTCTGACGTACCTGATTGGTTGGTGTCTACAGATGTCTGTGGCGTCTGAAATTCAGTCATTCGGTTGAGTCTCTCTCAACGTTACCTGTTCCTTGAAGACACTCTGTGTTACGCGctataaatgtaaaaaataatatatatcttcaGACTAAAATTTCGTAGCATTGGTTCATATTATATATACCTAAAATTTATTTTCGAATCCTGTATTTAAATTCTTTTGGTGACGGGTGATCGTTTAATCCCCAAATGCTCCAGAAAATCTTGGGTTAGGCGATTAGTGAGTATATATTCCACCTTTGATTTTGAATTAACATACTCGAACAGTAATACTAATGCTCGGTTCGTCATCAATATTCCCTTCTGAAAAAATTCAAGACCTGCACCGCTTTTACTAGGAACTATAGGCAACATCATGTAGTTGTTCATCCTATTAAACACGTCTGTTTGGGAAGCGCTGTTCCAAATGGTTCCTTAAGTGgtaaagttaaagcaaaaaagGTTTATCTAAACCAAATCGAGGATTTACCTTACCGGGATAACCGAAAGTATTTATACTTGAGTTAAGTACGTCGAACCAGTCATTGACAAGCTGAAATAATATCGTCCTCAAGTTACTTCACAGCATTTGCTTCATCAAGCATGTAATTTAAATTCCTATTTTCCGCCTGCAACGCCTTATTTTCTTTCCTCAGGTTATAGTTTTCAACCTGGCATAGAAATTCAAATACCCTGGGgctaaaaatacgaaaaaaaatcatacaaatagtCAGGTCCTGCGACTTATGTATGTCGTACTCACTCTGTTTGGGTCTCGCAGTCTTTCAGCTGCCCTTCCGTTAATTCCGACAAATGAGATAACGAGCTATATTGAAAAAGATAATGCATTTACTATCAAATCACAATTTTTTGATATGGTTTTGCCTCACGTTTCAAGTCATACTCACTTGGTTGGGGATTCGCAGCCTTTTAGCTGCACTTCCACCAGTTCCGACAAAGAAATGCTCGAACTATATTAAAATTAAAGGGAAATGGATTATTTGCCAAAAtcatatatatatctttttaccTTGGTTGCACGTTATCCTCGGTAATGTATATATTTATTGCTTGTGTATTTGGGGGAATTATTTCCGTACTAAATATAGTTAAATATACTTTCTAACTTCTAGGAAAACAAAAGTTAAATCACTTACCCAAATTTAACGCAGACGTTATTTACAACGGATGGCATTCCGTGGTCTTCAGCAACATATGCCGGTTGTAAAAACGGAACAGCTTTTGCCAATAACttaatttttcgataagattactcctcgaaggcattggggagtgttatcgatgtgatggtcccttgccggatacagatccagtacgttccggtaacagcaccattgaggtcctagcccgaccatctcgggaacgatttatatggccacattaaactttcaggccatccctccctcccaccccgtttcatgaggagcttggggtcgccaaagtaTCGTCTGctggtgaaacaggattcgccgcggataggtgaggttgacaattgggtttggaaaagctatatattgcgctggcaacctgaagggttgcgctacacagccccttgaatctggtattttagtcgcctcttactacaggcatacctaccgtgggtatattctgaccccctaacctgctggaGTGGTGTGACACCACCCAGTTGAAAAGTTGAccgcatcccttaattgtggcaacacaagtctgaaattacagaGGGGTTGGGGAAACTGATTGAAATTTAAgcaattataaaatttataattacGACTACTGTAATTGTAATCGTTAAATTTTTAAGATTACGATTACAGTATTCGTAACCATAATCATAGCATTGGATTATAATTAAGGGAGTCGTAATCAAAATGTAATCGTAATCCCAACTTCCCCAGCTCTCCTCAGAGTCTGATAAGTGAAGAAAAACATC contains:
- the LOC137238475 gene encoding uncharacterized protein; protein product: MPSVVNNVCVKFGTEIIPPNTQAINIYITEDNVQPSSSISLSELVEVQLKGCESPTNSLSHLSELTEGQLKDCETQTDPRVFEFLCQVENYNLRKENKALQAENRNLNYMLDEANAVK